The Arachis ipaensis cultivar K30076 chromosome B07, Araip1.1, whole genome shotgun sequence genomic interval ACTGGTCGATATGGCAGGGTATGTTGTATGCTTTGAACCTTCCTCTGTTTTCCTCTGTTTCTTCTTATGTCTTTTCAATTTTGGATTATTATCTATGTTGGGCTTTGAATCCTTTTTCTGTTATGTCTAAGCCATGCTCTATTTTTGATTGAGGGATAGATTTTCTCTAGGAATTGAGTTAATGTGAGAACATGTTTTTGTGATTAGTTTGGAGAAGTTCTTGGAAAAGGGGCAATGAAGACAGTGTACAAAGCAATTGATGAAGTTCTTGGGATAGAGGTAGCATGGAACCAGGTGAAGATCAACGAGGCGCTTCGAACGCCGGATGATTTGCAGCGGCTATACTCGGAGGTTCATCTTCTAAGCACCCTCAAGCACCAATCCATCATAAGATTCTATACTTCTTGGATTGATGTTGAGAACAAGGCCTTCAACTTTGTTACAGAAATGTTCACTTCAGGATCACTAAGAGAGTAACTTCCTTTTCCAACTTATGAATTAGGCAATTACTTGATCATCACATTTTTCTTTAGTATCCCTATATTgcatattaaattttgaaaattaaaagtaatTACCTTCTATTAGTAATCAATTTGTgacctattttttctttttggatacAAGAGTCTCTATTTAAAACATGATCATGAGCTCCTAGGATTTGTTGATAACCAGTGATTATTTTCCGGCATGTACAGATACCGGAAGAAATATAAGCGAGTCAGCATACGAGCGATAAAGAATTGGGCTCGGCAAATCTTAGAGGGTCTTGTTTATCTACATGGCCACGATCCGCCAGTGATCCATAGGGACCTAAAATGTGACAACATATTTGTCAATGGCCATCTTGGACAGGTGAAAATCGGAGACCTGGGACTAGCTGCGATTCTTCGCGGCTCGCAGTCGGCACACAGTGTTATAGGTATTTTTCTTTGTTGCTGCCAATGAATGTTGCATAGTTGTTGCAAAAGGTACTTAGAAACTGCCTCAATTCTTTGTGCTAGGCACGCCAGAGTTCATGGCACCGGAATTGTACGAGGAAGAATACAATGAACTTGTTGATGTGTACTCATTTGGAATGTGTTTATTGGAAATGCTCACATCTGATTATCCATATTGTGAATGTACTAATCCAGCACAGATATACAAGAAAGTAACATCGGTAACCTCCGATCCCGATCTAATTTTAAGTTTCAACAATGTTAGGTGTACATAAAAGaatcagtataaaatacatattgaaatataaaatatatattgaaaataaattaaacaacacatgtttatacataaatatataatgactGATTTGGTAAGTGATTTTTAGCGTGTTTAAGTTTAAGGATATCATTTATCAGCATAGTTAGTTAGGATTTTATTTGTTTCTTGCAGGGAAAGTTACCAATGGCATTTTTCCGAATTGAAGACAGCGAAGCACAGAGGTTCATCGGAAGATGCCTGCTACCGGCGGCGAAGAGACCATCAGCAAAAGATTTGTTGCTTGACCCTTTCTTTGTGTCTGATGATTCTTCATCATCGTTAACAAAGTTTGGAATTCAGAACTATTCACTTTTGAATAGTGAGATGGAAAAGCTGCAACTGAGCGATGCTTTGCCTAGAACTGAAATGAAAATCACAGGGAAGCTGAATCCTGATGATACCATCTTTCTCAAAGTGCAACTTTCTGATAAGGATGGTATGTAATGTAATCTCTTGGTTTATCTTAGGCGATTTTGTTTCACTTTTGGTACATGATTTTGTTGCAGGTTCCGTGAGGAATGTATATTTTCCGTTTGATATTGTGAATGATACTCCGATGGATGTTGCGACGGAGATGGTGAAAGAACTGGAGATTGGTGATTGGGAGCCTTTTGAAATTGCGAATATGATCGATGGCGAAGTATCTGCTCTGTTACCACGACGGAGGGCGAGTAATCATGATGAATACGACGACGACGGAGGATCTCATCATTATTTTCGCTCCTTCTCTTCTTGCTCCTCCTCCCAAGACTCAATGGCAAGTCTTGTTCCATTATCTGAGGCCATGCCTAATGAATATTACTGGCTCCATGGTACATCTTCTTTCACCCTTTGCTACTTCACCTTTTAAAATTGCTATTCATCCATGTACTCCTTTTAGTCTTGCTATTACAAATCTcgtaaaaaacaaaaagaaaagatctttttttataataaaaaatcttttttttttctaacaatTTAATTATACCCAAATAAGTTCATATTTATATAAACTATATTAACTATTGTTTGCAGATGATTTATTTGACGACACTAGTTCACAAGGAACGTATTCCAACCTGAACTATCATTCAGCAGATGAACTTGACTATGTCTATAATAATTTACCTTCTTCTACCAAGAAGGACAAAATCCCCATCATGAAGAGTACTCACAAGTGCACAAGATTTTCCCCACAAGATTTATTTCCAACTTCATCACAACTAGCACCCTATAGTAGTAGCGTCAAGGGTAAGAGGGTGATGGAGAATGGTGGTAGCAGTAGTAGATTGACAAGGAACAGGTCATTGATCGATATAAGGAGCCAAATGTTGCACAGATCATTGGTTGAGGAAGTGCACAAGAGAAGGTTGTTTAAGACTGTTGGTGCTGTTGAGAATATTGGATTTCAAGCACCTTGTGAAGTTGAGAACGACAAGAACCATTCAAGGAGTGCCAAGGGAGAAAATGTTGCCATATAAGGGAATGTACTACATCTTACATGCACCAACATAATTCAATGGTGTAAAATTATGTTAACATTTATACTGTTGGATTATTTTAGTGTGTGATGAGTGCATCTTCttttattcaaaattaaaatgtatgaaatgcatgCATAAGCTTGTGTTTTCATAGGGTATCAAATTTCTAATGAatgaaaggaatgttgatcttCAATTTAAGTGGAAATTGAATTCAAtgtttgaaataaaaatatttaaactaatttaaatagaatttaatttaatttttttaaattaattctaatttaaataggtCTGATTTGAAATTTCATTCTATTGGGATttcacttaaaatttaaaatgtctaaaatatttttataatctaattacttcttaattttttttattcactttCTCTCAAAGCTTTCCACATTTTAACACATA includes:
- the LOC107609392 gene encoding probable serine/threonine-protein kinase WNK4, whose protein sequence is MYSKRENMEDDKEEHGYLETDPTGRYGRFGEVLGKGAMKTVYKAIDEVLGIEVAWNQVKINEALRTPDDLQRLYSEVHLLSTLKHQSIIRFYTSWIDVENKAFNFVTEMFTSGSLREYRKKYKRVSIRAIKNWARQILEGLVYLHGHDPPVIHRDLKCDNIFVNGHLGQVKIGDLGLAAILRGSQSAHSVIGTPEFMAPELYEEEYNELVDVYSFGMCLLEMLTSDYPYCECTNPAQIYKKVTSGKLPMAFFRIEDSEAQRFIGRCLLPAAKRPSAKDLLLDPFFVSDDSSSSLTKFGIQNYSLLNSEMEKLQLSDALPRTEMKITGKLNPDDTIFLKVQLSDKDGSVRNVYFPFDIVNDTPMDVATEMVKELEIGDWEPFEIANMIDGEVSALLPRRRASNHDEYDDDGGSHHYFRSFSSCSSSQDSMASLVPLSEAMPNEYYWLHDDLFDDTSSQGTYSNLNYHSADELDYVYNNLPSSTKKDKIPIMKSTHKCTRFSPQDLFPTSSQLAPYSSSVKGKRVMENGGSSSRLTRNRSLIDIRSQMLHRSLVEEVHKRRLFKTVGAVENIGFQAPCEVENDKNHSRSAKGENVAI